In a single window of the Acidobacteriota bacterium genome:
- a CDS encoding BolA family transcriptional regulator gives MTGTSDHYEITVVSATFMGLSLVDRHRMVHAPLRDVLGGALHAISLKTLAPGE, from the coding sequence ATGACCGGCACCTCGGATCACTACGAGATCACCGTCGTGTCGGCGACGTTCATGGGGCTGAGCCTGGTGGATCGGCACCGGATGGTGCACGCGCCGCTGCGAGACGTTCTCGGCGGGGCGCTGCACGCCATCTCACTCAAGACGCTCGCACCGGGCGAGTAG
- the grxD gene encoding Grx4 family monothiol glutaredoxin, producing the protein MARMAMDEVRKEIEENNVVIYMKGSKESPKCGFSAAAVQVLQSYGVSIKDVDILADPEKMQAVKQFTNWPTMPQIFLGGKFVGGCDIIKEMHAKGEIALLLQKAGATK; encoded by the coding sequence ATGGCACGCATGGCGATGGACGAAGTCAGGAAAGAGATCGAGGAAAACAACGTGGTGATCTACATGAAGGGGTCGAAGGAGTCCCCGAAGTGCGGCTTTTCCGCCGCGGCCGTCCAGGTGCTCCAGTCGTACGGCGTCTCCATCAAGGACGTCGACATCCTCGCCGACCCCGAGAAGATGCAGGCCGTCAAGCAGTTCACGAACTGGCCGACCATGCCGCAGATCTTCCTGGGCGGAAAGTTCGTCGGGGGCTGCGACATCATCAAGGAGATGCACGCGAAGGGAGAGATCGCGCTGCTTCTTCAAAAGGCCGGGGCGACGAAGTAG
- a CDS encoding RedB protein has protein sequence MGGITLWAGVLCIGVKLTYDYSTAPGPQGTNPGHWPAASRLSPTPGLSTLVMFVHPKCPCTRASLSELNIIMNSAHPPVAATVVFLRPEGVDDGWERTDTWEFTGTIPGAARYIDADGVEAARFGAETSGQVVLYDSKGDLAFTGGITDSRGHAGNNVGRQTVLALLDGRTSGEQRHAVFGCSLRTPDRERQVAGSGRP, from the coding sequence GTGGGGGGCATCACCCTGTGGGCCGGAGTCCTGTGCATCGGAGTCAAGCTGACTTACGACTACAGCACCGCCCCCGGACCCCAGGGGACCAACCCCGGGCATTGGCCGGCGGCGTCCAGGCTCTCGCCGACGCCGGGACTCAGCACGCTCGTGATGTTCGTGCACCCGAAGTGCCCGTGCACCCGCGCGAGTCTCTCCGAGCTCAACATCATCATGAATTCCGCCCATCCACCGGTCGCGGCGACCGTGGTCTTCCTGCGTCCGGAGGGCGTGGACGATGGATGGGAGCGGACGGATACGTGGGAGTTCACGGGAACGATCCCCGGGGCCGCGCGATACATCGACGCCGACGGCGTCGAAGCCGCGCGGTTCGGCGCCGAGACGTCCGGGCAGGTCGTCCTGTACGACTCGAAGGGAGATCTCGCTTTCACCGGTGGAATCACGGACTCGCGAGGGCACGCCGGGAACAATGTGGGGCGCCAGACCGTGCTCGCGCTCCTGGACGGACGGACCTCGGGGGAGCAGCGGCACGCGGTGTTCGGGTGCTCGCTGCGGACCCCTGATCGCGAGCGGCAGGTCGCCGGGAGTGGGAGACCATGA
- a CDS encoding HDOD domain-containing protein yields MSQRRILFVDDESAVLDGLRNLLRKDRSRWDMVFACGGSEALAELRKAEFDIVVSDMRMPGMDGAELLTKVKAEHPGAARIVLSGHAEREAILRALPVAHQFLSKPCDVQVLRSAIERTCDLHRLIQDEKIRAVVGNVERLPSVSRTYRDLADVAANPAAGIADVAEIVQRDPAISVKVLQMVNSAYFGVAQSVTSIRQACNYLGLELLKGIALTTQIFSVMEAKPVEGFSLERLQTYSLQTARLAKRFLADSKLAEEAFTAALVHDIGRIIIALGLPGEFASIAREVRTSGRPFHLVEEATLGVTHAEVGAYLLGVWGLPFSIVECVAYHHRPGALGEGPCGVLAAVHAADALVDTTCTGETLAPIEERLDVAFLDRAGYASNLATWRALAAEEILKTPQVAGVA; encoded by the coding sequence ATGAGCCAGAGGCGGATACTCTTCGTAGACGACGAGTCGGCCGTCCTCGATGGGTTGAGGAACCTTCTTCGGAAGGACCGGAGCCGCTGGGACATGGTGTTCGCCTGCGGCGGATCGGAGGCGCTGGCCGAGCTGCGGAAGGCGGAGTTCGACATCGTCGTCTCGGACATGCGCATGCCGGGGATGGATGGAGCCGAGCTCCTGACGAAGGTCAAGGCCGAGCACCCGGGCGCCGCGAGGATCGTCCTGTCGGGTCACGCCGAGCGTGAGGCGATTCTGCGGGCCCTCCCCGTCGCGCATCAGTTCCTGAGCAAGCCATGCGATGTCCAGGTCCTGCGGTCCGCGATCGAGAGGACATGCGATCTCCATCGCCTGATTCAGGACGAAAAGATTCGGGCCGTCGTCGGAAATGTCGAGAGACTTCCATCGGTGTCCCGCACGTATCGGGATCTCGCCGACGTGGCCGCGAACCCCGCAGCGGGCATCGCCGACGTCGCGGAAATCGTGCAGAGGGACCCGGCCATCAGCGTCAAGGTGCTGCAGATGGTGAACTCGGCCTACTTCGGCGTCGCGCAGTCGGTCACGTCCATACGCCAGGCGTGCAACTACCTCGGCCTCGAGCTGCTGAAGGGAATCGCCCTCACGACGCAGATCTTCTCGGTCATGGAGGCCAAGCCGGTCGAGGGGTTCTCGTTGGAGCGATTACAAACCTACTCGCTCCAGACGGCGCGGCTCGCGAAGAGGTTTCTTGCCGACTCGAAGCTCGCGGAAGAGGCTTTCACGGCAGCTCTCGTCCATGACATCGGCCGAATCATCATCGCGCTCGGGTTGCCGGGGGAGTTCGCGTCGATAGCCCGGGAGGTGCGCACGAGCGGTCGCCCGTTTCATCTGGTGGAGGAGGCGACCCTGGGAGTCACGCACGCCGAAGTGGGCGCGTACCTTCTCGGCGTCTGGGGCCTCCCGTTCTCGATCGTCGAGTGCGTCGCATACCATCATCGCCCGGGAGCGCTCGGCGAAGGGCCGTGCGGCGTGCTGGCGGCGGTGCACGCGGCCGATGCGCTCGTGGACACGACGTGCACTGGAGAGACGCTCGCACCGATCGAAGAGAGGCTCGACGTCGCGTTTCTCGATCGGGCCGGGTACGCCTCGAACCTGGCGACGTGGCGCGCGCTGGCCGCGGAGGAGATCCTGAAGACACCCCAGGTCGCAGGAGTGGCCTGA